A region from the Danaus plexippus chromosome 26, MEX_DaPlex, whole genome shotgun sequence genome encodes:
- the LOC116774513 gene encoding uncharacterized protein LOC116774513 gives MFLLILLLYTLPHIQGRYVISVYGDVYHDREFFSRVFPWIIDNIGGDISVDYYLLGSGRYSVPQICALNEMKMNIFLQAQYLKCEAEGNPSDKCLCETGIDPEKYRICVQNKGSYAGISSAKFSQLGLDISPVIEIGYRNTIFGVEDSWYLKKICTIFGDNPPRGCVKPFSCNNTNIESDRKGLAVYNCEKCHTSVAVERSIELLIKNEDGHTTTTKPTELSYTTDYSRTDFDYEI, from the exons atgtttcttttaatattactgttgTATACTCTCCCTCACATACAGGGCAGATACGTCATATCAGTGTACGGTGATGTTTATCATGATCGGGAGTTCTTTTCGAGAGTCTTCCCGTGgataatagataatataggAGGAGACATCAGTGTTGATTATTACTTGTTAGGCAGCGGAAGATACTCGGTGCCACAGATATGCGCACTCAACGAGATGAagatgaacatatttttacaagcACAGTACTTGAAATGTGAAGCTGAAG GTAACCCAAGTGATAAATGTCTGTGCGAGACAGGAATAGATCCCGAAAAGTACAGGATCTGTGTTCAAAATAAAGGAAGCTACGCAGGGATCTCATCGGCAAAATTTTCACAACTAGGCCTCGACATCAGCCCGGTTATTGAAATAGGATACAGGAACACTATTTTTGGAGTAGAGGACAGTTGGTACTTGAAGAAAATCTGTACAATCTTCGGTGACAATCCCCCAAGAGGTTGTGTTAAACCTTTCTCGTGCAATAATACGAATATCGAAAGTGACAGGAAAGGTCTTGCTGTTTACAACTGCGAAAAGTGTCACACGAGCGTGGCCGTAGAAAGATccattgaattattaataaaaaacgaagATGGCCACACAACAACAACGAAGCCAACAGAACTCAGTTATACAACGG acTATTCGAGGACGGATTTTGATTATGAAATATGA